From a single Botrytis cinerea B05.10 chromosome 4, complete sequence genomic region:
- the Bcmrpl8 gene encoding Bcmrpl8 gives MAGGRMKYRHLGRTSSHRQALLRNLVTSLFTHESISTTYPKAKEAQRLAEHLITLGKKNTEASKRKALSIFFTPHDLLPKLFGTLRERYASRPGGYTRVLRIEPLKEDQAPSAILELVDGPKDTRWAMTARTVARFRQEKIPMNDITERNVEKVTQFREGGEEAFERFVTRVGKLGLGRQKKRVDVPFDGPGEEGVLEGKKKREKRWGGFI, from the exons ATGGCAGGCGGACGCATGAAATATCGCCATCTTGGCCGCACCTCTTCGCATCGTCAAGCGCTCCTCAGAAACCTCGTCACTTCCCTCTTCACCCACGAATCCATCTCAACTACATATCCCAAAGCGAAGGAAGCGCAGAGATTAGCAGAACATTTGATTACATTAGGCAAGAAAAATACCGAGGCTTCAAAGAGAAAGGCATTGAGTATATTTTTT ACCCCCCATGATCTCCTCCCCAAGCTTTTTGGAACCCTCCGCGAGCGATATGCTTCGCGCCCAGGTGGATACACCCGTGTTCTCCGTATCGAGCCTCTGAAAGAAGACCAAGCACCCTCTGCTATTCTCGAGCTCGTCGATGGCCCCAAGGACACCCGCTGGGCGATGACCGCCCGAACCGTTGCGCGTTTTCGCCAAGAGAAAATTCCAATGAATGATATTACTGAGAGAAATGTTGAGAAAGTAACGCAGTTTCGCgaggggggagaagaggCTTTTGAGAGATTTGTGACGAGGGTGGGAAAATTGGGGTTGGGgaggcagaagaagagagtggATGTGCCATTTGATGGGCCTGGGGAGGAAGGAGTTctggagggaaagaagaagagggagaagaggtgGGGTGGATTTATTTAG
- the Bcutp25 gene encoding Bcutp25 — MAFGQRNTSRGGRGGGGGGSSFRGRGGSRGGPRGRGGMRGGRGRGRGRPVFDSARLAQKEEDEESDSESEEPSQDEASEEESSDDDDDDEPVPAVKSYTALMQSFTRDSAPQAKRRKLNVDKEEKEDEDADLMDEDTNEADLVEEEEEGPETATDGILEDDEEDKADPFEAHFANPDDNILSRRLQHLEKGQWALRMSSLAKVGTAITSIPGDGEPRAMKAMTIGSPEGLKLKQKLANVIKKQRPTFDALEKSIAPLVFGYQDLLFTERNTSNAESLRRLTCLHAVNHVFKTRDRVIKNNSRLAREDSSDDLELRDQGFTRPKVLMLLPTRESCVRMVDMITSLCEPEQQENRKRFNDSFVDKEENYSTDKPEDFRELFAGNDDDMFRLGLKFTRKTIKYFSQFYNSDIIFASPLGLRMAIGDEDAKKVDHDFLSSIEIVIVDQADALLMQNWEHVEFIFDHLNLQPKEAHGCDFSRVRSWYLDNNAKYFRQNIALAGFNTPELQTMFYTQSQNWEGKAKVSSTYPGAIQELGLKVKQTFSRIDTESIASDPQSRFEYFTSAIIPTLTRRSKDSSGTLLFIPSYMDFVKVRNYFSTSATTSSLSFGSISEYTTPKEVARARSHFFSGRHNVLLYTERAHHFRRYQIRGVKKVIMYGIPENPIFYKEIVAGYLGRSVREGDLEPGNGSLRAVFSKWDSMKLERIAGTERVNKMIKEKGDTFDFL; from the exons ATGGCATTCGGGCAGAGGAACACATCTAGAGGAGGTCgcggtggtggtggcggtGGAAGTAGCTtcagagggagaggaggtaGTAGGGGTGGTCCACGAGGAAGGGGTGGAATgaggggaggaagaggtAGAGGTAGAGGAAGGCCCGTATTCGACAGTGCTAGATTAGCACAAAAAGAAGA GGACGAGGAAAGTGATTCTGAATCCGAAGAACCAAGTCAGGATGAAGCAAGTGAAGAGGAATCAAgcgacgacgacgatgatgatgagccAGTGCCAGCTGTAAAGTCCTATACAGCTTTGATGCAAAGCTTCACTCGCGATTCGGCACCACAAGCAAAACGGAGGAAGCTCAATGTCGAcaaggaggaaaaagaagacgaagacgcGGATTTAATGGATGAGGATACGAACGAGGCGGATCTggttgaggaggaagaggaaggacCCGAGACTGCAACAGATGGCATActcgaggatgatgaagaagacaaAGCGGATCCATTCGAAGCTCATTTTGCTAACCCAGACGATAACATACTGTCAAGGAGGCTACAGCATTTGGAGAAAGGACAATGGGCCCTGAGAATGTCATCACTTGCAAAGGTGGGAACGGCCATTACAAGTATTCCCGGTGACGGTGAGCCCAGGGCTATGAAGGCTATGACTATCGGTAGTCCAGAGGGTCTAAAGTTGAAACAAAAACTGGCAAACGTCATTAAGAAACAGCGCCCTACTTTCGATGCATTGGAAAAGTCTATAGCGCCTCTTGTATTTGGCTATCAAGATCTACTGTTTACTGAACGCAACACATCTAATGCAGAAAGTCTGAGAAGACTGACTTGTCTTCATGCTGTCAATCATGTGTTCAA AACCCGAGACCGTGTTATCAAAAACAACTCTCGCCTTGCCAGAGAAGACAGTAGTGATGATCTGGAACTTCGAGATCAAGGTTTTACAAGACCTAAGGTTCTGATGCTCTTACCTACTCGCGAATCTTGCGTCAGAATGGTTGACATGATTACTTCACTATGCGAGCCAGAGCAacaagaaaatagaaaacgGTTCAATGATTCGTTTGTGgataaagaagagaattacTCTACAGATAAACCAGAAGACTTCCGGGAACTTTTTGCAGGCAACGATGACGACATGTTCCGTCTTGGTCTGAAGTTTACTAGAAAAACTATCAAGTATTTCTCTCAATTCTACAATTCTGATATCATTTTTGCAAGTCCTCTTGGTCTAAGAATGGCCATCGGCGACGAAGATGCGAAGAAGGTAGACCATGACTTTCTCAGTTCGATTGAGATAGTTATTGTTGATCAAGCAGATGCTCTTCTCATGCAGAACTGGGAGCATGTGGAATTTATTTTCGACCATCTTAACCTTCAACCAAAGGAAGCTCACGGCTGCGATTTCAGCCGTGTACGAAGTTGGTATCTGGACAACAATGCTAAATACTTCCGTCAAAATATTGCATTGGCGGGTTTCAACACACCAGAGCTTCAAACTATGTTCTATACCCAGTCTCAAAACTGGGAAGGCAAAGCTAAAGTCAGCTCTACTTATCCAGGAGCTATTCAAGAATTGGGATTAAAGGTTAAACAAACTTTCTCCCGAATTGACACAGAATCAATCGCCTCAGATCCACAATCACGTTTCGAATATTTCACATCTGCAATCATCCCTACTTTAACCCGTAGAAGTAAGGATAGTTCAGGAactctcctcttcattccTTCATATATGGATTTTGTTAAAGTaagaaattatttttcaacATCAGCCACCACGAGCAGTCTATCATTCGGCAGCATATCAGAATATACAACACCTAAAGAAGTAGCAAGAGCTAGGTCCCATTTCTTTAGTGGAAGACACAATGTTTTACTTTATACAGAAAGAGCACATCATTTCcgaagatatcaaatcagGGGTGTCAAAAAGGTTATCATGTATGGAATACCGGAGAATCCAATCTTCTACAAGGAAATCGTGGCAGGATATTTGGGCAGAAGTGTTAGGGAAGGCGATTTAGAACCTGGTAATGGAAGTCTACGGGCTGTGTTTTCCAAATGGGATAGCATGAAGTTGGAGAGAATTGCGGGCACGGAAAGAGTGAACAAGATGATCAAGGAGAAAGGtgatacttttgatttcttataA
- the Bcapm2 gene encoding Bcapm2 codes for MNGAIEALYIYDEHNRPLLQNTYTSRPLSSTQLLPLYLAHPAPRPSLIYLPNTSPPTLLFNLIHSNLLFCLTSSSEIEPLLALEFLHRVIDVLEEFVGAPLLAQKIESSYEVVAQLLNEMCDAGKVSSTEPNALRDMVEVEGWIGKFLGGINIPGKPGFATPSSSGMSGLSSTGSLAANTPALPWRRANVRHTSNELYVDLVETLTVTLAPSGRPLAAFANGTIAFTSKISGVPDLLLNLSTPSGRQNVSSVMELPVFHPCVRLARWREKPGELSFVPPDGRFVLAGYEVDLLPSTGGKSGTTNASHLKLPVNIEVKTSLGPTGSDFEVRLFIVKVSGQGNSSISSGSSSRSNSNAAGQLSRAASQFSGGLGGNFGGSTGSSTSPIIEDLVVTVPLPADVRNLSEIKASRGDTTYNPGEKNLEWHIPARDAVAGGATLRCTVVGPLSPEEEYDGNGFKLDGEYDYDTETYQSAPEKAKVENTFNNEGKDARKVAQNKILMPSSAAVSFSVKGWLASGIKVESLTIDTRKSRGIGEGVKPYKGVKYLTVSRGGIEVRC; via the exons ATGAATGGAGCTATTGAGGCATTGTATATCTATGACGAACATAA TCGACCTCTCCTGCAAAATACATACACTTCGCGGCCCCTCTCCTCCACGCAACTGCTTCCACTCTACCTCGCTCATCCGGCTCCAAGACCAAGTTTAATATATCTCCCAAACACATCTCCGCCCACTCTGCTGTTCaatctcattcattcaaatctACTATTCTGTCTCACATCCTCCTCGGAAATCGAACCTCTCCTCGCTCTCGAATTCTTACACCGCGTTATCGATGTGTTAGAGGAATTTGTGGGTGCGCCGCTATTGGCGCAAAAGATAGAGAGCAGTTATGAAGTAGTAGCTCAGTTGCTAAATGAGATGTGTGATGCGGGCAAGGTGAGCTCAACGGAACCTAATGCGTTGAGAGATATGGTGGAAGTGGAGGGGTGGATTGGGAAGTTCTTGGGGGGTATTAATATTCCTGG GAAACCTGGCTTTGCAACTCCCTCCAGTTCGGGCATGTCCGGATTATCATCTACAGGATCACTCGCAGCGAATACACCAGCTTTACCATGGAGAAGAGCAAATGTAAGACATACTTCGAATGAATTATATGTGGATCTGGTCGAAACACTTACAGTCACTCTTGCGCCGTCTGGTCGTCCATTGGCTGCGTTTGCGAATGGAACTATTGCCTTTACATCAAAAATCTCTGGAGTACCAGATCTTCTCTTGAATCTTTCCACACCATCCGGTAGACAAAATGTTAGCAGTGTTATGGAACTACCAGTATTTCACCCGTGTGTCAGATTAGcgagatggagagaaaagcCAGGGGAGTTGAGCTTTGTACCACCTGATGGACGATTTGTTTTAGCTGGATATGAAGTTGATTTACTTCCTTCTACAGGTGGAAAGTCTGGCACTACCAATGCATCTCATTTAAAATTACCTGTCAATATTGAAGTCAAAACTAGTCTTGGTCCTACCGGATCCGATTTCGAGGTTCGGTTATTCATTGTCAAGGTTTCTGGCCAGGGTAACTCTTCCATATCATCAGGTTCGAGTTCGAGAAGCAATAGCAATGCCGCAGGTCAATTAAGTAGGGCTGCATCACAATTTAGCGGTGGTCTCGGTGGAAATTTCGGTGGCAGTACTGGTAGCAGCACATCACCCATCATCGAAGACTTAGTAGTCACAGTGCCACTACCAGCTGATGTACGCAATCTATCGGAGATCAAAGCAAGTAGAGGCGATACAACATACAACCCAGGTGAAAAGAATCTGGAATGGCATATACCAGCTAGAGACGCGGTAGCAGGTGGAGCTACATTACGATGTACAGTTGTGGGACCGTTATCAcccgaagaagaatatgatGGAAACGGTTTCAAACTCGATGGTGAATACGACTATGACACAGAAACGTATCAAAGCGCTCCAGAGAAAGCAAAGGTTGaaaatactttcaataacGAAGGAAAAGATGCAAGGAAAGTAGCGCAGAATAAAATTCTAATGCCTAGTTCAGCAGCAGTTAGTTTTTCGGTTAAAGGGTGGCTGGCTAGTGGTATTAAAGTGGAAAGCTTGACAATTGATACGAGAAAGAGTAGAGGGATTGGTGAGGGAGTTAAACCTTACAAGGGGGTTAAGTATTTGACGGTTAGTAGGGGTGGGATTGAGGTTAGGTGTTAA
- the Bcrrp4 gene encoding Bcrrp4 has product MAITIIAPVSAAVPYHAEDESDHSDDGGVDVEGDLDMQLSKRAQHQNIVTPGEVITDDPQWMRGHGTYVAPASTEIIGTVAGTVQKTNKLLSVRALRARYTPEIGDLVVGRIIEVQSKRWRVDIGAPVLANLPLSAINLPGGIQRKRTETDELQIRTFFSEGDLLVAEVQQLYQDGSASLHTRSLKYGKLRNGVFMAVSGTGGGGGVVRARRQVWTIDTAHNGGKVDIILGVNGYIWICKTVEVKEGETSITRIEESVSNAAYSSQNDEIIPETRREIARIKGVIQLLVEEGLRVDEDMVNKAYAAAIEVDEEDEGESSAYVGGEIGKRVLSLISTT; this is encoded by the exons ATGGCAATTACTATTATCGCACCAGTTTCTGCCGCGGTACCCTATCATGCTGAAGATGAGTCTGATCATTCTGATGATGGAGGTGTTGATGTAGAAGGGGATCTTGATATGCAACTGTCCAAACGGGCTCAGCATCAAAATATCGTTACTCCTGGTGAAGTAATCACAGATGACCCTCAATGGATGAG AGGTCATGGTACATATGTCGCTCCTGCAAGTACAGAAATAATAGGGACCGTCGCAGGTACAGTTCAAAAGACGAATAAACTTCTTTCGGTTCGAGCATTGCGCGCCCGCTATACCCCAGAAATCGGTGATCTTGTTGTTGGACGAATTATAGAAGTACAAAGTAAGAGGTGGCGTGTTGATATTGGCGCTCCGGTTCTTGCCAATTTGCCATTATCTGCAATCAACCTCCCAGGAggaattcaaagaaagagAACGGAAACCGATGAACTTCAAATACGAACATTTTTTTCAGAGGGAGATTTACTAGTTGCCGAAGTCCAACAATTATATCAGGATGGAAGTGCCAGTTTACATACGAGAAGTTTAAAATACGGTAAGCTGAGGAATGGTGTCTTCATGGCTGTCAGTGGAActggtggaggtggaggtgtgGTTCGGGCTAGAAGACAAGTTTGGACTATTGATACCGCACATAATGGGGGAAAGGTAGATATCATTCTGGGAGTCAATGGATACATCTGGATATGCAAGACGGTCGAAGTCAAGGAAGGGGAAACCTCCATCACAAGAATCGAGGAAAGTGTTAGCAACGCAGCATATTCAAGTCAGAACGACGAAATCATTCCCGAAACGAGGAGGGAGATTGCAAGAATAAAGGGAGTTATTCAACTGTTGGTGGAAGAAGGACTGAGGGTGGACGAAGATATGGTCAACAAAGCATATGCAGCCGCCATTGAGGTTGACGAGGAAGACGAGGGTGAAAGCAGTGCATATGTCGGAGGAGAAATAGGCAAACGAGTCTTGAGTTTAATAAGCACAACGTGA
- the Bcaxl2 gene encoding Bcaxl2, producing MALRITLSGIAILGAVVDAIPSIAYPINSQFPPIARVSIPYSYTFPQSTFTSTSPLSYSLADSPQWLSIDSTSRTLSGIPSSSDTGSGAVTEVIFGVIASDSSGSVTSNTTLVVSKNSPPTIKISAQSQLASEGPFSAPSTLLYHPSSSFEISFDSATFSSPSGTALKYYALTVDDTPLPSWVFFDEKTLTFSGQTPEYASLIQPPQTFGVQLIASDISGYSGASIPFNIRVGVHLLAFSTVNLVVNATPGVEVNYTGLQNSLQLDGQPANASSIVSVTAQTPEWLDFDNTTLSLIGTPPSDAISYNVSVQAIDIYGDKVNTVVLIKIATALFVGPIKDVNASIGSKFSISLGAYIGNNYDTTLTAQVSPPTDWIYFDAHSFRIWGKVPTSVKPSNINITLTATSKTSKRSSSESFNLAIQASDGSSPTNSPSASGTSATSGVNSPASANLSKGVIAAIVVPVLVVFIALILCLFYYRRRRSSPSLRSSGPSKEDISGPIKSMSSIERAYSTKKIAPLQLDTSGFSIDASSSVYTSTTPNIVVHDNRKSLRRSQTLAPKSKFRESQSFGNRARANSENALSKTPNRSTWRNTQETDYTLDSSRTNSTNMLQRNYSNYSRKGYTRRSQYVVSNDPRLRNSEMNQFGSQSLFGTNPSDGTILNLSDSNFSSSPLDNFSVLSGDWSKATRAPLAPRQNKQSQNNERKRAHRKSTTRNLNFALAEGVDKRLSGLGHGARESISSFDVLNTPGRRGSIGHGQHPSLARNSRTWKTVHTLDMDVDKHRSATSVYSTTSTDLLKFGHATVSQSGGKEILGIKPVPKSPHAPAPIWESETGGNSRMSYSSISTRPVSRRGGASPFFSGGGMASVRRKARRSYADSPTVPEEVQIGDEVQAAGTGTNNDSLGITYPNGYSSAKEGTRQLRSYIQATFSKSRLRGSDSLVSLDSRFESVSPSMQELQIRQEQVPDSGNASQNQSRHMQLLEMDRREREREREREKERGTRQQTTETENGSDILASEFSAGSWESMGESTDVDSQPNFIRHGTTTTIPQIPQLPTLGGSTSGSGIGGGSATENTTRARSSTLAIPHFSPFLSNPYTPDLGAQSADSIWHEQNPSLRRSTDADIKEGSHYPSTSHPISKEKGKDVKSDDRTREESPTMGNLIVGPNARMVMGAGRRPVSVDARENRRIGSTKARIGRHAEGGVGSEGDFSAYI from the coding sequence ATGGCATTAAGGATTACTTTGTCTGGCATTGCTATCCTTGGAGCGGTCGTTGATGCTATACCATCTATCGCATACCCcatcaattctcaattccctCCTATTGCGCGCGTGTCAATACCATATTCGTATACATTTCCTCAATCAACATTCACTTCAACGTCCCCTCTCAGCTACAGCTTAGCGGACTCGCCTCAATGGCTCTCTATTGATAGTACTTCTCGAACATTATCAGGCATACCATCTAGTAGTGATACTGGCAGTGGAGCAGTAACGGAGGTCATCTTCGGAGTGATTGCAAGCGACTCCTCGGGATCTGTGACGTCGAATACTACTCTAGTAGTGTCCAAAAACTCGCCACCGACAATTAAAATATCAGCCCAATCACAGCTTGCTTCAGAAGGGCCTTTCTCAGCACCATCAACCTTATTATACCATCCTTCGTCATCCTTCGAGATCAGCTTCGATTCGGCAACATTCTCAAGTCCCAGCGGAACAGCTCTTAAATACTACGCTTTAACAGTCGATGACACACCTTTGCCTTCTTGGGTTTTTTTCGATGAGAAAACCCTTACTTTTAGCGGTCAAACACCAGAGTATGCCTCTCTCATACAGCCACCGCAGACTTTCGGAGTCCAGCTCATTGCTTCGGATATATCTGGATACTCTGGAGCATCGATCCCTTTCAACATTAGAGTTGGGGTGCATCTGCTAGCATTTAGCACGGTAAATTTGGTTGTCAATGCTACACCAGGAGTGGAGGTCAATTACACAGGTCTACAAAACAGTCTGCAACTTGATGGGCAACCCGCCAATGCTTCAAGTATAGTTTCAGTTACTGCTCAAACGCCAGAATGGCTTGACTTCGATAACACGACTCTCAGTCTGATCGGAACACCACCATCTGACGCCATCTCGTACAATGTCTCCGTACAGGCTATAGATATTTATGGGGATAAAGTTAATACTGTGGTGCTCATCAAGATAGCTACAGCATTATTCGTTGGTCCTATTAAAGATGTGAATGCAAGTATCGGATCTAAATTCTCTATCAGCCTTGGTGCTTATATTGGAAACAATTACGATACTACGTTAACGGCACAAGTGTCTCCACCAACGGATTGGATATATTTTGATGCTCATAGTTTCAGGATATGGGGAAAGGTGCCTACATCTGTTAAACCTTCGAACATCAATATTACACTTACAGCAACCTCCAAGACATCCAAACGCTCTAGCTctgaatctttcaatttgGCCATTCAAGCATCAGATGGCTCCTCACCCACAAACAGTCCATCAGCATCGGGTACATCTGCAACATCCGGTGTCAATTCACCTGCAAGTGCGAATTTGAGCAAAGGCGTGATAGCAGCAATCGTGGTTCCAGTATTGGTTGTCTTCATCGCACTCATCCTCTGTCTGTTTTATTACCGCAGAAGACGTTCTAGTCCCTCACTACGTTCAAGCGGACCTTCCAAAGAGGATATCTCAGGTCCTATAAAAAGCATGTCTAGCATAGAACGAGCATATTCTACCAAAAAGATTGCACCACTACAACTCGATACCTCTGGCTTCTCTATCGATGCTAGTTCTAGTGTTTATACATCAACTACTCCCAATATCGTGGTTCATGACAATCGCAAATCGCTCCGGCGCTCACAAACTTTGGCTCCAAAGTCGAAGTTTCGCGAATCTCAAAGCTTTGGAAACAGGGCGCGTGCAAACTCAGAAAATGCATTGAGTAAGACCCCGAATCGGAGTACATGGAGGAATACTCAAGAAACGGATTACACTTTGGATAGTTCGAGAACAAATAGTACTAACATGCTGCAACGGAACTATTCGAATTACTCACGGAAAGGATATACAAGACGATCACAATATGTTGTTAGCAATGATCCAAGGCTGAGGAATAGTGAGATGAACCAATTTGGCAGCCAAAGTCTCTTTGGCACCAATCCTTCTGATGGTACAATATTGAACTTGTCAGATAGTAATTTTTCATCCTCTCCTTTGGATAACTTCTCTGTGTTATCAGGAGATTGGAGTAAGGCAACCCGAGCACCTCTTGCGCCAcgacaaaacaaacaaagtCAGAATAACGAGAGAAAACGAGCCCATCGTAAATCAACAACtcgaaatctcaatttcGCATTGGCAGAAGGTGTAGATAAACGGCTAAGTGGACTTGGTCACGGAGCTCGAgaatccatttcttcattcgaTGTCCTAAATACACCAGGTCGTAGGGGAAGTATAGGACATGGTCAACATCCTAGTCTCGCACGCAATTCCCGCACGTGGAAAACTGTTCACACTCTTGATATGGATGTTGATAAACATCGCAGTGCAACAAGCGTATACTCAACTACCTCCACTGACCTTCTGAAATTTGGGCACGCAACGGTATCGCAAAGTGGCGGCAAGGAAATTTTAGGCATAAAACCCGTACCTAAGAGTCCTCATGCCCCAGCACCAATTTGGGAGTCGGAAACAGGAGGAAATAGTAGAATGTCGTATAGTAGCATCAGCACACGACCAGTCTCTCGTCGTGGGGGCGCATCTCCCTTCTTCAGCGGCGGGGGAATGGCTTCTGTGCGTCGTAAGGCAAGGAGAAGTTATGCGGATTCGCCAACGGTGCCTGAAGAAGTGCAGATTGGCGATGAAGTACAAGCCGCTGGTACGGGTACCAATAACGATTCGCTGGGAATAACATATCCGAATGGATATTCGAGCGCTAAAGAAGGTACCAGACAGTTGAGATCGTATATCCAAGCTACATTTAGTAAAAGTAGATTGAGGGGGAGTGACAGTTTGGTTAGCTTAGACAGTAGGTTCGAGAGTGTGAGTCCGAGTATGCAAGAATTACAGATTCGTCAGGAGCAAGTGCCTGATTCGGGAAATGCTTCTCAGAATCAGAGTAGACATATGCAGCTTTTAGAAATGGataggagagaaagagaacgagaacgagaaagagagaaggaaagaggaacAAGACAACAAACCACGGAAACAGAAAATGGTAGCGACATCCTCGCCAGCGAATTCAGCGCCGGCAGCTGGGAAAGCATGGGCGAAAGCACAGATGTAGATTCGCAACCAAATTTCATACGACACGGCACTACCACGACGATTCCCCAAATCCCTCAACTTCCCACTTTGGGCGGTAGTACTAGCGGATCTGGAATCGGAGGTGGAAGCGCAACGGAAAATACAACGAGAGCAAGAAGTTCCACACTCGCCATCCCGCACTTCTCGCCTTTCCTATCTAATCCCTATACCCCAGATCTCGGAGCCCAATCCGCAGATTCCATCTGGCACGAGCAAAATCCATCACTGCGACGATCTACCGATGCAGATATAAAAGAAGGTTCTCATTACCCCTCAACCTCTCATCCGATatccaaagaaaaaggaaaagacgTCAAATCCGACGACAGAACCCGGGAAGAATCGCCCACGATGGGAAATTTGATCGTGGGACCTAATGCGCGCATGGTGATGGGAGCGGGACGGAGACCCGTCAGTGTGGATGCGAGGGAGAATCGGAGAATTGGGAGTACGAAGGCGAGGATTGGACGGCATGCTGAAGGGGGGGTGGGGAGCGAGGGCGATTTTAGCGCGtatatttga